AGGTGACGGGAGACTGGACGGTCAATTCCCATCGCGAGCTGAGAGAGCTGGTGGATCGCGTCAGCGCAGATGCTTGATCATTTCCAGGACATATCCGTCCTCGTGTTGCTGATAGTCGACCTCGTCCATGAGAGAACGGATGATATAGACACCCCGGCCGTGTTCGTCCAGCCGGCGGAATTCGTGATTGCCGAGGGCCGTCAGATCGAATCCTGATCCCTGATCGTAGACCCTGATGATCAGGCGGTCGTTTTTGACCCCTATGCAGACCCGGATCTCCTTCTCCGGATCGTCCTCGTTGGCATGCCGGATGGCGTTGGTGATCGCCTCGGTCAGGACCAGGTTGATGTGGTAGGCGAGCTCCTCCCTGTCCCCCCGGTAACTTCTGAGGGTATGGGCGATATCTTCGCCGATCCTGCCGATCAGACCGAGATAGCGGGTCTGGTTGGGGACTCTGATATCGATCTTCAGCCGCTCCATGATTTCCAGGACGAACCGGGAGGCCGATCGACCTCCCGGTGATCATCCAGATTTATTCGAAGCTGGCCAGCGCTTCGTCGGCGTTGGGGTAGATTTCGAAGACGCGGTGCAGGCGTGTCAGTTCGAACATCGATTTGACCTGCGGCTGCAGGCCGCAGAGCTTCAGGCTGCCGTTGCGGGCGCTGGCGTTCTTGAAGCCTGAGACGAGGGCGCCCAGTCCCGACGAATCGACGAACCGGACCTCTTCGAGGTTGACGACAAGGTTGTTCTTGCCCTCTTCGAACAGGTTGAGCATCTGGGTTTTCAGCTCGCCGCTGTTGTGGGCGTCGAGGCGCTCCTCCTTGACGTTGATGAGAACCGCGGCTTCTCTTTCATCGATCTGGACAATCATCGTATAGTCTCCTTTGCTGACGGGTCTGGTATGAATCGGACAGCCGGTGAGGCTGTTTCAGGATACCATTTCTGTCTTTTCTTTTCAGCTTTCCGTTCCTGCCGCGCTGTCGTCGACTGGCTCGATTTTCATGACCACCAGGGAAATGTCGTCCCGGAAGCTGTGACTGCCGGTGAATAGCCTGACCTGCTGCAGCAGGTATTCGATGATCTCCTGCGGCGATCTGTCGGCGCAGGAGGTGAAGAGTTCGGCCAGGCGCTGGTCACCGAAAAAGTCGCCGCGACTGTTCTCCGCCTCGATAATGCCGTCGGTGAACAGGAGCAGCAGGTCCCCCGGCTCCAGCCTGGCGGTGCGGGTTTCGAAACTGACCGATTTCTTGACGCCGAGAATCAGGCCGTCGGCATCGAGCCGTTCGATTTCGCCGGTCGACGGTCGGAAGAGGATGGGCGGGTTGTGTCCGGCGCTGGAATAGAGCAGCCTGTTCTGATGCGGCAGGTAGCGCATGTAGATCAGGGTGATGAAGAGTTCGGCCTTGG
This portion of the Geothermobacter ehrlichii genome encodes:
- a CDS encoding ATP-binding protein, with amino-acid sequence MERLKIDIRVPNQTRYLGLIGRIGEDIAHTLRSYRGDREELAYHINLVLTEAITNAIRHANEDDPEKEIRVCIGVKNDRLIIRVYDQGSGFDLTALGNHEFRRLDEHGRGVYIIRSLMDEVDYQQHEDGYVLEMIKHLR
- a CDS encoding STAS domain-containing protein yields the protein MIVQIDEREAAVLINVKEERLDAHNSGELKTQMLNLFEEGKNNLVVNLEEVRFVDSSGLGALVSGFKNASARNGSLKLCGLQPQVKSMFELTRLHRVFEIYPNADEALASFE